The Streptomyces achromogenes genome window below encodes:
- a CDS encoding MFS transporter gives MTSQTTIDSTGPGGKAPADRSDGPPAQGLRGHPWLTLITVAVGVMMVALDGTIVAIANPAIASDLGATFAEVQWITNAYFLALAVSLITAGKLGDRFGHRQTFLIGVVGFAAASGAIGLSSSIGAVVAFRALQGVFGALLMPAALGLLRATFPAEKLNMAIGLWGMVIGASTAGGPILGGVLVEHVNWQSVFFINVPVGALALVLGVLILLDHRAENAPRSFDVPGIALLSGAMFCLVWALIKAPAWGWGDGRTWAFVLGSAVLFAAFAVWESKVREPLIPLALFRSVPLSAGVVLMVLMAIAFMGGLFFVTFYLQNVHGMSPIDAGLHLLPLTGMMIVGSPVAGVLITKLGPRIPLAGGMAATAIAMYGMSTLETDTGSGVMSVWFALLGFGLAPVMVGATEVIVGNAPMELSGVAGGLQQAAMQIGGSLGTAVLGAVMASKVDGDLPGNWKAAGLPELTPAQLDQASEAVQVGVAPVAQGTPEAVAAKIADVAHDTFISGMSLASLVAAGVAVVAVFVALLTKRGENAKAGAGVGHI, from the coding sequence ATGACTAGTCAGACCACCATCGACTCGACGGGTCCGGGGGGCAAGGCTCCGGCGGACCGGTCGGACGGACCGCCCGCCCAGGGGCTGCGCGGCCACCCGTGGCTCACCCTCATCACCGTCGCCGTCGGCGTCATGATGGTGGCCCTCGACGGCACCATCGTGGCCATCGCCAACCCGGCCATCGCCAGCGACCTCGGCGCCACCTTCGCCGAGGTGCAGTGGATCACCAACGCCTACTTCCTCGCCCTCGCGGTCTCCCTGATCACCGCGGGCAAGCTCGGTGACCGCTTCGGCCACCGCCAGACGTTCCTGATAGGCGTGGTGGGCTTCGCCGCCGCCTCCGGCGCGATCGGCCTGTCCTCCAGCATCGGCGCGGTCGTCGCCTTCCGGGCGCTCCAGGGTGTGTTCGGCGCTCTGCTCATGCCGGCCGCCCTCGGCCTGCTGCGCGCGACCTTCCCGGCGGAGAAGCTCAACATGGCCATCGGCCTGTGGGGCATGGTCATCGGCGCCTCCACCGCCGGCGGTCCGATCCTCGGCGGCGTCCTCGTCGAGCACGTCAACTGGCAGTCGGTGTTCTTCATCAACGTGCCGGTCGGCGCCCTCGCCCTGGTGCTGGGCGTGCTGATCCTGCTCGACCACCGTGCGGAGAACGCCCCGCGCTCCTTCGACGTCCCCGGCATCGCCCTGCTCTCCGGCGCGATGTTCTGCCTCGTCTGGGCCCTGATCAAGGCTCCGGCCTGGGGCTGGGGCGACGGACGCACATGGGCGTTCGTCCTCGGCTCCGCGGTGCTCTTCGCGGCCTTCGCCGTGTGGGAGTCGAAGGTGCGCGAGCCGCTGATCCCGCTGGCGCTCTTCCGGTCGGTCCCGCTCTCGGCGGGCGTGGTCCTCATGGTGCTGATGGCGATCGCCTTCATGGGCGGCCTGTTCTTCGTGACGTTCTACCTCCAGAACGTGCACGGCATGAGCCCCATCGACGCGGGTCTGCACCTGCTTCCGCTGACCGGCATGATGATCGTCGGCTCCCCGGTGGCGGGCGTGCTGATCACCAAGCTCGGCCCGCGCATCCCGTTGGCCGGCGGTATGGCGGCCACCGCGATCGCCATGTACGGCATGTCCACGCTGGAGACGGACACCGGCAGCGGTGTCATGTCCGTGTGGTTCGCGCTGCTGGGCTTCGGCCTCGCACCCGTCATGGTCGGCGCGACCGAGGTCATCGTCGGCAACGCTCCGATGGAGCTGTCGGGCGTGGCGGGCGGACTCCAGCAGGCCGCCATGCAGATCGGCGGCAGCCTCGGCACGGCCGTGCTGGGCGCCGTGATGGCCTCCAAGGTGGACGGCGACCTGCCGGGCAACTGGAAGGCCGCGGGCCTGCCCGAGCTCACCCCCGCTCAGCTCGACCAGGCCTCCGAGGCGGTCCAGGTGGGCGTGGCGCCGGTCGCGCAGGGCACCCCCGAGGCGGTCGCCGCGAAGATCGCGGACGTCGCCCACGACACGTTCATCTCCGGCATGAGCCTGGCCTCGCTGGTCGCGGCCGGGGTGGCGGTCGTCGCCGTCTTCGTCGCGCTGCTCACCAAGCGCGGCGAGAACGCGAAGGCGGGCGCGGGCGTCGGTCACATCTGA